GAAAGCAACTTTGTTCACCGCTGGGCAGCCTGCCGGGTGTCAGCACACGGGAACTCGGCCCTGCGAGGccggagggagaaggaaaggaaaaagcatctttctttctctctcaccgTCCTCGGAgcacagagggagggagaggagggtttgTATAAAGATCCCATTCTTGACTGTCTcatctctaaagctctttttagACCAGAGGCTGCCCAGGTACAGCCCGAGCTGAGGGTGTACCCATCCCTCCCAGCACACAGCCACCTCGGGGTGGGCAGGGAAGGGACCAGGCACAGCTCGGGCAGGGGGACTTTGGGCAATGCAAATTGCCAGCTGCAACCAGGGTGAGGGGCTTTGCAGCCACACGCATCACCTGGGGCTTGGGCTAGGGGCTCACCATGACCCTGTGCCCACCACCCCTGCAAACTTCCCTTGTGTGCTTCCACGGTCTTGCCCGCAGGGATAGAGTTGCCCTTTAGGGGTTGCGTGTGCCACCCCAAAGTCATTGTGGTCCTGCCATGTCCCAGTGACCCATGGGAAGTGGGAGAcctcccctcccatcccagcCCTCCAGCCCGGGCAGCCACATACCAaccatcctcctccttccttaGCTTCTCCTCTGCATCTTCACCTTTGCCATGGTCCTAGTCCCTGAAGCAAAGGACCAAAACAAGGCAGcgaagggcaggagaaggggccCGACGCGGCCCCCCAcggccacccctgccctggcctGGGCCCCGGATGACTCCTACACCTCCATGGCAGACTACGAGCGCAGCATCCAGGACATGGTGCGCCAGCTGAGGAACGGCTCTGAGCCGGGAGACACCAAGTGCCAGGTCAACCTGCGGCTCTGGAGGTCCAACCGGAGGAGCCTGTCCCCCTGGGCCTACAGGTGAGCTTGGGgcagggaccctggggacatgCACAGTGGCTCCGTGCTAGCAAGCACCATGGCAGCCACAGCTCCAGCATCATGAggctgcgggggctgctggggggtgcGATGCGACACAACACCCCGTTTCACCCCCAGAGGCATTGCCCTGCCTATTCCCAGCCACCCACTGCCTCCCATCTTACCACCTCTCCAGCCTCAtcttgctttccctctcctccagcatAAACCATGATGCAACACGGATCCCGGCAGACATTCCCGAGGCCCGATGCCTCTGCACTGGCTGCATCAACCCCTTCACGATGCAGGAGGACCGCACCATGGCCAGCATTCCCATCTACAGCCGGCTGCCTGTCCGACGGCTGCTCTGCCAGGTGCCAGGCGAGGTCGGGCACAAGCCCTCTGGGAAGAAGAAGTGTCACAAGAAGTACCAGACGGTCATGGAGACCATCGCTGTGGGCTGCACCTGTATCTTCTGAGGTTGCAGAGCTAACCCCTGCAGCCAGGCATGGGCATCTAACCAGCTTGCTCTTGCTTCCTGAGCTTGTCCAGCCCTCTGGGAGAGGGTCACAGAGAGCCCCTATGCAAGGAGATGACAGCTCCAAGAGCTCCCCAAAATTCCCCTGCACATTCCATCAGCCTCAGCCCAAGCAGCCACTTTGAGGACACCAAGCTATGCAGCCCTGCAGTTGGTCTCGCAAGACACCCCCCCAAAGCCTTCTCACCTCCAGAGAGGAGCTCATTAGGGTggcctggggagagagggaggtggCTGTCCCCAGATCCCTCTGGCTGGGCTGCATCaggcctcctccctccccaaaatccccatGTGCTTTTGTCCACCCCATCGGCGCAGAAGTTCTGGGAGCGCCTggtcctccccagccctcccctgcccacctACAAGTTCCTCTGCGCTGGGCCAGCCAGCCCAGGGACCGGGACAAGCGGCCGGTGGTCTGGGTGGCTTCTTGAGGTCCTCAATAAAGTGCATCGCTGGCCCCCGTCTGAGCTGCCCCTTGCCTCAGCCGGTCGCGCTGTCCCtccgcccctgcccgccccggggcacggggctgggtgctgcccagcTTCTCCCAGCAAGGCTCTTCTGCCCGCCAAAACACAGCCGAGCCCCAGGCTCAGGGATGCCTGGAAACAGGGAGCACCCGGCAGCAGGCACTTGTCACTGCAAGCCATGACCTGTGACAGCCCACCCTGCACGCCCATCCCCGGGGCGCCGGACCAGTGAGCGAGGCTAGGCCCCATGCACGCATGGCATGGGAGAGGTCACGGGACCTCCTGTCCCagccggggccagccctgccGCTGAGTTTCCTGGGGACAAAGCCGGGAAAGCAGGAGAGCCTGCGGGGCGAGACAGGCAGCTCACCCATCTGCTGCTGATCTGCTGATGTCAGCCAGCCTTGTCCTTGAAAGCCCCCTGATGTCCCTCCCCAAAACAGATGCACAGTGACACTTTTTCACAGGAAAAGGCACAGGATCCTTTCCAGTAGAACCTGGGGAGAGGGaactgggaaactgaggcacgcggCACAGACACACAGCAACACTGGGCAGGGAATGTATTCCTGAAGGTGACGCATGTTTGAGTCACGCGCGACACAGCctgtcccttctcccccagccccaaaccccctggtgtccccaaggcAATAAATACTCCCCAGGCTACTACACGCAGAAGCTCCCAGCCCACCACCTCCCCTGGGCGTCACAGCTCGGTCTTCACCTTGTGCATCAAGTCCTTCTGGTCGATTTTCTCCAGGTCCTGATGCCAGCGGTTGTAAGCCAGCAGGGCCACATTTTTGGCTGCCACCGCTATCATCTCCATGGAGCTGGCCACCCACTCCACGCCACTGAGGTAGAAGAGGTTTTCATGGAGCACGATGGGGGGGAGGGACTTGGTGGCATCGTAGCGGGGATACGCCTGCCACTCTGTCACCTGCACCGAGTAGTAGGACCTGAAGAGggtcttcagctgctgcttgtcCAGCGGCTGCTGGGAGAGGACACGCCACACCGCAGCCTCCTGGGGCTGCTTGCGACGGAAAGCTGCTGAGATGTTGACGGGACAGATGTTGTCCATGGCGTTGAAGAAGAGGTCGGGGGTGTCGGTGGTGAGGATGCTGGCAAAGGGGAAGAGCTTGGGGTCGGGGAAGCCGAAGTAGGAGGAGTTGAGGTAGCCGTGCACCACGGAGGTGACGGAGGGCTGGAAGGCTCCAGGGAAGTCGGCGATGGGTGGCTCAAAGTTCTCGAAGGTGAAGTTGCTCCTGCTGGGGCGCAGGGGAGTTGTCACAACCACCATGTCGTAGAAAGCTGAGCCCTGGCCTTCACTGCCCTCATAGTGCACCTGGTACAGGGATCTCCCCTCTGAGAAGAGATGTGGACAGTTAGGTGTACCCATGAGCCCCATGCTGTATtgccctgccccccttttttctagcACACCCTCCATCCCCTGGTTTTCCAGTAAACACCAGTGCTGGACCATAGCACTTGACAGTTATGGATGAGTTGATGATGCTTTAGGGTAGCGGAAAGAGCATTTTACCAAGCCTGTGGGAGAAAGCTTCCAGAGAAGCCCAGTCCAGTGGAGCCAGGAGGACTGGGGAAGCACAGCCCACCCTCCAAACCCTAGTTACCAGCCCTTCTGCTGTGCTGGATGGGGGAGCAAGCCTGCAACAAGGACGGTGCCATAAAAGAGACCTGAGGGACctcaggagggagggaggggaaccCCAGGGCAGAGGTCTGTACCGCAGGGCCCCGACCACATTAGATGAGGGGAGAAGATGGACAGACCCTGGGGCCATTGCCCAAATGCTTTAGCAGGACCAGGATGCTCTCCAGTCTCTCTCCCACGGCTCCCTTCtctgccccagcatccccatgctgccaccaccccacctcctgccctgaTGTGCTGGTGGCACCCAGAGCAAACCCCATGCCCAGGCTCACCCGAGCTGTGCAGAGAGATGCCCGTCACCCTGGCTGGGATGACATTGGCTTTGGTCAGCTTCAGCAGACCTGAACACACCAGCTTGTTGCCTCCTTCCACTGCCCAGGTGCTGCCCTGGGCCCCCGCCAGCGACATGGCtcctggggagaggaagaggaaggcagctcaacagcctgcccagggaggggacgCTGGGAAGGAGAGTCACATGGGAAGAAGAGGGGTCCCCGGTTTCACCTGCAAAGGCGGGCACCAGCACCGATTGCCCATAGCTTGAGCGCAGGACGGCCGCAATGACGTCATCCACAAAGCGCTGCGTGACGCCCACCTCTAGCAAGGACTCGGCCACTGAGCGCTGCGTCATGTTGATGAAGGCATCACCCCCCAGCgagcgcagcagctcctccaggctgGAGAAGGCGTAGCCGTGCGCCTGGTACTTGTAGATCCTGGAGGGGACAGGAGCATGGGGTACCTGCTGATGCCCCGGTGCTGGGGAAGCCCCCCTGTGTCTCTCCATCCACCCAGGCTCTCCTACCTCATGAACTTCTCCATCACCTCCTCCACCCACATCTGCAGGCGCAGGAAGCTGATGCCATAGTGCCACCAGAGCCGGAAGAGGTTGAGCAGGTACCAGTCGGTCTCCTCCAGGACAAAGTGCTCCCCACTGAATATGGCA
This is a stretch of genomic DNA from Larus michahellis chromosome 11, bLarMic1.1, whole genome shotgun sequence. It encodes these proteins:
- the IL17B gene encoding interleukin-17B, translated to MERAPNLLLLCIFTFAMVLVPEAKDQNKAAKGRRRGPTRPPTATPALAWAPDDSYTSMADYERSIQDMVRQLRNGSEPGDTKCQVNLRLWRSNRRSLSPWAYSINHDATRIPADIPEARCLCTGCINPFTMQEDRTMASIPIYSRLPVRRLLCQVPGEVGHKPSGKKKCHKKYQTVMETIAVGCTCIF
- the PCYOX1L gene encoding prenylcysteine oxidase 1-like; the encoded protein is MAPPPAALLLPALAALLAAPAAARAPPRSIAVVGAGLGGSAVAYFLQQHFGPQVQLDVYEPAGVGGRLATVTVNKQQYESRGASIHALSLHMQDFVKILGLKHRREVAGKSAIFSGEHFVLEETDWYLLNLFRLWWHYGISFLRLQMWVEEVMEKFMRIYKYQAHGYAFSSLEELLRSLGGDAFINMTQRSVAESLLEVGVTQRFVDDVIAAVLRSSYGQSVLVPAFAGAMSLAGAQGSTWAVEGGNKLVCSGLLKLTKANVIPARVTGISLHSSEGRSLYQVHYEGSEGQGSAFYDMVVVTTPLRPSRSNFTFENFEPPIADFPGAFQPSVTSVVHGYLNSSYFGFPDPKLFPFASILTTDTPDLFFNAMDNICPVNISAAFRRKQPQEAAVWRVLSQQPLDKQQLKTLFRSYYSVQVTEWQAYPRYDATKSLPPIVLHENLFYLSGVEWVASSMEMIAVAAKNVALLAYNRWHQDLEKIDQKDLMHKVKTEL